The Peribacillus sp. FSL P2-0133 genome has a segment encoding these proteins:
- a CDS encoding RNA polymerase alpha subunit C-terminal domain-containing protein, which produces MTTSKKNLRTCEKGHKYYKSSDCPTCPVCEQERKPDTGFLSLLSAPARRALENNGITSLHQLSTYSEKEILKFHGMGPASLPKLRDALEAGGLSFKD; this is translated from the coding sequence ATGACAACTTCAAAGAAGAATTTGAGGACTTGCGAAAAGGGTCACAAATACTATAAATCCAGCGACTGTCCGACCTGCCCTGTATGTGAGCAAGAACGCAAACCTGACACCGGATTTCTTTCATTGCTTTCGGCACCAGCCAGACGAGCATTGGAAAATAACGGGATAACCTCTTTGCATCAGCTATCAACATATAGTGAAAAAGAGATTTTGAAGTTTCACGGTATGGGACCAGCTTCTTTACCTAAACTTAGGGATGCTCTGGAGGCAGGTGGGTTATCATTCAAAGATTAA
- a CDS encoding L-threonine 3-dehydrogenase, whose translation MKKVLVTGALGQIGSELTLKMREIYGADNIIATDIRKTDSDVAQSGPFEILDVTDEKAMFNMAKKHEVDTIIHLAALLSATAEKKPLLAWHLNMGGLVNALESARELDCQLFTPSSIGAFGPTTPKDWTPQDIIQRPNTMYGVNKVSGELLCDYYHHKFGVDTRGLRFPGLISYVTPPGGGTTDYAVEIYYEAIKNKRYTSYIDKGTYMDMMYMPDALAAIINLMEADASKLKHRNSFNVSAMSFDPEQIAAEIKRHIPEFVMNYEVDPVRQSIADSWPNTIDSTCAKEEWGFKAEYDLEKMTNDMLLKLRLKSLLVTA comes from the coding sequence ATGAAAAAGGTCTTAGTAACGGGGGCTTTAGGTCAAATTGGTTCAGAACTGACGCTGAAAATGAGAGAGATTTATGGAGCTGACAATATCATTGCAACAGATATTCGAAAAACGGACAGCGATGTTGCCCAATCAGGTCCATTTGAGATTTTAGATGTTACAGATGAAAAAGCGATGTTTAACATGGCAAAAAAACATGAAGTGGATACAATTATACATTTAGCCGCTTTATTGTCAGCAACAGCTGAAAAGAAACCTCTTTTAGCTTGGCATTTAAACATGGGCGGATTGGTCAATGCTTTGGAATCGGCACGGGAACTCGATTGCCAATTATTCACACCTAGTTCGATTGGTGCGTTTGGTCCAACCACCCCTAAAGATTGGACACCGCAAGATATCATTCAACGACCGAATACGATGTACGGAGTGAATAAAGTATCCGGAGAGTTATTATGTGATTATTATCATCATAAATTTGGGGTTGATACGAGGGGGCTTCGATTCCCGGGACTGATTTCGTATGTCACACCTCCTGGCGGTGGAACTACCGACTATGCAGTTGAAATTTACTATGAAGCGATTAAAAACAAGCGATATACTTCTTACATTGATAAGGGAACGTATATGGATATGATGTATATGCCTGATGCTTTAGCTGCCATCATTAATCTAATGGAGGCAGATGCCTCAAAATTAAAACATCGCAATTCTTTCAATGTGTCAGCCATGAGCTTTGATCCGGAGCAAATTGCAGCCGAGATCAAAAGGCATATTCCGGAATTTGTCATGAATTATGAGGTCGATCCTGTAAGACAATCCATTGCCGATAGTTGGCCAAATACAATAGATTCAACTTGTGCAAAGGAAGAGTGGGGATTCAAGGCGGAATATGATTTAGAGAAAATGACGAATGATATGTTGTTGAAGCTGAGATTGAAGTCCCTTTTAGTAACAGCATGA
- the coaA gene encoding type I pantothenate kinase, with protein sequence MSSYTPYYEFNRKKWASLRNHTPLPLTEEELDNLKGINEEISIQEVEEVYLPLTRLINLYVEASQQLNTSTSSFLKTNDKKVPYIIGIAGSVAVGKSTTARLLQTLLSRWDNHRNVGLVTTDGFLYPNDLLEEKGLMKRKGFPESYDTQKLINLIGDVKAGKNKVEVPIYSHLKYDILPNEVQTICNPDILIVEGINVLQVDKENQVFVSDFFDFSLYVDADANDIERWYVERFLLLQKTAFQSTESYFHRYIDLSKEQAIKQATQIWEEINLKNLHENILPTKGRAKLVLKKGSDHKAENIYLRK encoded by the coding sequence ATGAGTTCCTATACTCCCTATTATGAATTCAATCGAAAAAAGTGGGCATCTTTGCGAAACCATACCCCTCTTCCTTTAACTGAAGAAGAATTGGATAACTTAAAAGGCATAAATGAAGAAATATCCATTCAGGAAGTAGAAGAGGTTTACTTGCCCTTGACTCGTTTAATCAATTTATATGTTGAAGCATCTCAGCAGCTTAATACATCCACTTCTTCATTTCTAAAAACTAATGATAAAAAAGTACCTTATATCATTGGAATTGCAGGGAGTGTTGCTGTAGGAAAGAGTACGACAGCAAGGTTACTTCAGACCTTATTATCTAGATGGGATAATCATAGAAACGTAGGTCTTGTCACTACCGACGGTTTTTTGTACCCAAATGATCTTTTAGAAGAAAAAGGACTGATGAAAAGAAAAGGGTTTCCTGAAAGTTATGACACTCAAAAATTAATTAATCTTATCGGGGATGTAAAAGCGGGAAAAAATAAAGTGGAAGTTCCAATTTACTCACATTTGAAGTATGACATTTTGCCAAATGAAGTGCAGACTATCTGTAATCCGGATATTTTAATAGTGGAAGGTATTAATGTTCTTCAAGTTGATAAGGAGAATCAAGTATTCGTCAGTGACTTTTTTGATTTCTCACTTTATGTAGATGCAGACGCAAATGACATAGAGCGGTGGTATGTTGAAAGGTTCCTTTTACTTCAAAAGACCGCATTTCAAAGTACCGAATCCTATTTTCATCGTTATATTGACTTGTCTAAAGAACAAGCCATTAAACAAGCGACCCAAATTTGGGAAGAAATTAATTTGAAAAATTTACATGAAAATATACTGCCGACAAAAGGACGGGCAAAACTCGTTTTAAAAAAAGGATCAGATCACAAAGCTGAAAATATCTATTTGCGAAAATGA
- a CDS encoding amino acid permease produces MANKDLNRDLKGRHIQMIALGGTIGVGLFMGSASTIQWTGPSVMLAYAISGIFIFLIMRAMGEMLYLEPSTGSFATFGYKYIHPLAGYMTAWSNWFQWVIVGMAEIIAVGTYMQYWFPDLPAWIPGLIAMVILGAANLISVKSFGEIEFWFALIKIVTIILMIVAGFGLIFFGIGNGGEALGLSNLWEHGGLFTGGWKGFFFALSLVVAAYQGVELIGITAGEAKDPQKTITKAIQSTIWRILIFYIGAIFIIVTVYPWDQLSAIGSPFVATFAKVGITAAAGIINFVVITAAMSGCNSGIYSAGRMLYTLGMNGQAPKFFAKVSNSGVPLFGTFGVIVGLAIGVVLSYIAPENLFVHVYSASVLPGMIPWFVILISQIQFRKIKKAEMHNHPFKMPFAPVTNYLTIAFLFMVLIGMWFNDDTRISLMVGIGFLAIVVISYFAFGIGKRVQADAQTMAQKEDKVG; encoded by the coding sequence ATGGCAAACAAAGATTTGAATAGGGACTTGAAAGGTCGTCATATTCAGATGATCGCTTTGGGCGGAACTATTGGTGTCGGTTTATTTATGGGTTCAGCCAGCACGATTCAATGGACAGGTCCGTCAGTAATGTTAGCTTATGCGATCTCTGGGATTTTTATATTCTTAATCATGCGTGCAATGGGGGAAATGTTGTATTTAGAGCCAAGTACAGGTTCATTTGCAACATTTGGTTATAAGTACATTCATCCATTGGCAGGGTATATGACTGCATGGAGTAACTGGTTCCAGTGGGTTATTGTCGGGATGGCAGAAATAATTGCAGTGGGGACGTACATGCAGTATTGGTTCCCTGATCTCCCGGCTTGGATTCCAGGTTTAATCGCAATGGTGATTCTTGGAGCAGCGAACTTAATTTCCGTTAAATCCTTTGGGGAAATTGAATTTTGGTTTGCACTGATTAAAATCGTAACGATTATATTAATGATCGTTGCAGGATTTGGACTTATTTTCTTTGGAATCGGTAACGGAGGGGAAGCCTTAGGATTATCGAATCTTTGGGAACATGGTGGTTTATTTACAGGTGGTTGGAAAGGCTTCTTCTTTGCTCTCTCACTGGTGGTTGCCGCTTATCAAGGTGTAGAATTAATCGGAATTACGGCTGGTGAAGCAAAAGATCCGCAAAAAACGATAACCAAAGCGATTCAAAGTACCATTTGGCGTATTTTAATTTTCTATATCGGTGCGATTTTCATTATTGTAACCGTTTACCCTTGGGATCAATTAAGTGCGATTGGCAGTCCATTTGTTGCTACTTTTGCGAAAGTTGGTATCACGGCAGCAGCTGGAATCATTAATTTTGTCGTAATCACGGCTGCTATGTCTGGCTGCAATAGTGGTATTTACAGTGCAGGACGTATGCTTTACACATTAGGGATGAATGGCCAAGCGCCAAAATTCTTTGCGAAAGTATCTAATAGCGGTGTACCTTTATTCGGTACGTTCGGAGTGATAGTCGGGTTAGCGATTGGGGTTGTTTTAAGTTATATTGCACCAGAAAATTTATTTGTGCATGTATATAGTGCGAGTGTGCTTCCTGGTATGATTCCGTGGTTTGTCATTCTGATCAGCCAAATTCAATTCAGGAAAATTAAAAAAGCTGAAATGCACAATCATCCATTCAAAATGCCATTTGCACCTGTTACAAACTACCTGACCATCGCTTTCTTGTTTATGGTATTAATCGGTATGTGGTTTAATGATGACACACGTATATCACTAATGGTTGGAATAGGTTTTCTCGCTATCGTTGTAATTAGTTATTTCGCTTTTGGAATAGGCAAGCGTGTACAAGCCGATGCTCAGACAATGGCTCAGAAGGAAGATAAAGTGGGTTAA
- a CDS encoding malate:quinone oxidoreductase gives MSNIQKQTDVILIGGGVMSATLGSLLKELAPEWEIKVFEKLANAGEESSNEWNNAGTGHSALCELNYTSEKSDGSIDISKAIKINEQFQVSLQFWSYLVNCKLIDNPQDFIMPLPHMSMVQGDKNVAFLKKRFEALSKNPLFQGMEYSDDPAKLMEWIPLIMQDRPSNDSIAATKIDYGTDVNFGALTRMLFDHLKTKNVDIKYKHSVDNVKRASDGSWELKVRNVDTGSVERHNAKFVFIGGGGGSLHLLQKSGIPEGKHIGGFPVSGYFMVCNNPEVVEQHHGKVYGKAKVGAPPMSVPHLDTRFIDNKKSLLFGPFAGFSPKFLKTGSMFDLITSVKPNNVLTMLAAGAKEMPLTKYLIQQVMLSKEQRMEELREFIPNAKSEDWDLVVAGQRVQVIKDTAEGGKGTLQFGTEVVSASDGSIAALLGASPGASTAVHVMLEVINKCFPQRMKEWEPKIKEMIPSYGESLLENPELLNEIQNSTSETLGLSKKKELVYS, from the coding sequence ATGAGCAACATACAGAAACAAACAGACGTTATCTTAATTGGCGGCGGAGTCATGAGCGCGACTTTGGGATCATTACTGAAAGAGTTAGCACCGGAATGGGAAATCAAAGTATTTGAGAAGCTTGCAAACGCAGGAGAAGAAAGCTCTAACGAATGGAATAATGCGGGTACGGGACATTCTGCACTGTGCGAGCTTAACTATACATCCGAAAAATCTGACGGATCTATAGATATTAGCAAAGCAATTAAAATTAATGAACAGTTCCAAGTTTCATTGCAGTTTTGGTCGTATCTTGTAAACTGTAAGCTGATTGATAATCCGCAAGACTTTATCATGCCATTGCCTCATATGAGTATGGTACAAGGGGATAAAAATGTAGCGTTCTTAAAGAAACGTTTTGAAGCGCTGTCAAAAAATCCTCTGTTCCAAGGTATGGAGTATTCCGATGACCCAGCAAAACTGATGGAATGGATTCCACTTATTATGCAAGACCGTCCATCGAATGATTCTATAGCGGCAACAAAAATTGATTACGGTACAGACGTTAACTTTGGTGCTTTAACACGCATGTTGTTTGACCATCTAAAGACTAAAAACGTCGATATCAAATATAAACATAGTGTTGATAATGTTAAACGTGCCAGCGATGGCTCATGGGAATTAAAAGTGCGTAATGTCGATACTGGTAGCGTAGAACGCCATAATGCTAAATTCGTCTTTATCGGAGGCGGGGGCGGAAGCTTGCATTTGCTGCAAAAATCCGGTATTCCTGAAGGGAAACATATCGGCGGATTCCCAGTAAGCGGATACTTCATGGTATGTAATAATCCTGAAGTTGTTGAGCAGCATCATGGAAAAGTATACGGAAAAGCTAAAGTTGGTGCACCGCCAATGTCTGTTCCGCATCTTGATACACGTTTTATCGACAATAAAAAATCGTTGCTATTTGGACCATTTGCGGGCTTCTCACCGAAGTTCCTAAAAACAGGTTCAATGTTCGATTTAATAACTTCCGTAAAACCGAATAATGTTTTAACTATGTTGGCGGCAGGCGCAAAAGAGATGCCATTGACAAAGTACCTGATCCAGCAGGTTATGTTATCGAAAGAACAGCGCATGGAAGAGTTACGAGAGTTCATCCCGAACGCTAAGAGCGAGGATTGGGATTTAGTAGTAGCTGGCCAACGTGTACAAGTTATCAAAGATACTGCAGAAGGCGGCAAAGGTACACTTCAATTTGGTACGGAAGTTGTCAGTGCATCCGATGGCTCGATTGCAGCATTGCTAGGTGCATCTCCAGGTGCTTCTACTGCTGTTCACGTTATGCTTGAGGTAATTAATAAATGCTTCCCGCAACGTATGAAAGAGTGGGAACCAAAAATTAAAGAAATGATTCCTTCTTATGGAGAGTCACTATTGGAAAATCCAGAGCTTCTGAACGAAATTCAAAATTCAACTTCAGAGACGCTTGGTCTAAGCAAAAAAAAAGAGCTAGTTTATAGTTAA
- a CDS encoding potassium channel family protein — protein sequence MRITVKKIIYYLIKLRGRIFIPFAILYILLAAYVAYSIEPQTFKSYLTSVYWVLTTLATVGFGDYAPVTDLGKAFTIGLYITGIGLVSLFIGKIIKSVYLIEKRKVGGKMKYTGKNHIILIGWSDKSKSALQEIFKSDETIDIVIIDNLEKAPMLEERLFYVRGDATDEETLLRANLPRAKGVIIFADQITQDNYATKDPLLVDGKTLLVATAITAIEEKTSTSIHVTAEVINQKHIRLFERVKVDEFIPTQEMISHAAVRSLFSHGVIHMYSELMSTKYEETMYEISKKDEWKTYRDAFIDLLNKGATLVADRGDLNINQKLDERIPDDAQLFVICDKETISQINSNTH from the coding sequence ATGAGGATTACGGTAAAAAAAATAATATATTACCTGATTAAATTAAGAGGTAGAATCTTTATACCATTTGCCATTTTATATATATTACTTGCTGCGTATGTTGCTTATTCTATAGAGCCACAGACGTTCAAATCATATTTAACCTCAGTTTACTGGGTTCTTACAACGCTTGCTACGGTTGGTTTTGGAGACTATGCACCGGTCACCGATCTTGGAAAAGCATTTACTATTGGTCTTTACATCACGGGTATTGGGCTTGTTAGTCTTTTTATTGGAAAAATCATTAAATCTGTATATCTTATCGAAAAACGTAAAGTTGGTGGAAAAATGAAATATACAGGTAAAAATCATATCATTTTGATTGGATGGAGTGATAAATCAAAATCAGCACTCCAAGAAATTTTTAAATCTGATGAAACCATTGACATTGTAATCATCGATAACTTGGAAAAAGCTCCTATGTTGGAGGAGCGTCTGTTTTATGTTCGCGGGGATGCTACCGATGAAGAAACATTACTCCGTGCAAATCTGCCTAGAGCAAAAGGCGTTATCATTTTTGCTGACCAAATAACACAAGATAATTATGCTACAAAAGACCCATTACTCGTCGATGGAAAGACATTATTAGTTGCCACTGCCATAACGGCCATTGAGGAAAAAACGAGTACGTCCATTCATGTCACCGCCGAAGTGATCAATCAAAAGCATATTCGTTTATTCGAGCGTGTAAAGGTGGATGAGTTTATTCCTACACAAGAAATGATCTCCCACGCAGCAGTACGATCATTATTTTCTCATGGAGTCATCCATATGTATTCTGAACTTATGAGCACTAAGTATGAAGAAACCATGTATGAGATTTCTAAAAAAGATGAATGGAAAACCTATCGTGATGCGTTCATAGATCTACTTAATAAAGGAGCCACACTGGTAGCAGATCGTGGTGATCTTAACATAAACCAAAAATTAGATGAACGAATTCCTGACGATGCACAGCTTTTCGTCATTTGCGATAAAGAGACCATTTCCCAAATAAATTCAAATACACATTAG